AAGTTCCGCGAATGGTTCTGGCTGATGCAGGCCATGTCGCAGGCGACCAGGCAGGCCGTCACGCCGCCGGACCGGAAGACGAAGATGCGCGCATAGAGCCGGTCGCGGATCTGCTCCACGGGCCGGTAGCGCCCGATGTCGCCGGAGATCTGCGTGCCGTAGTCCGGCGTGATGTCCGCCCTGGCCGCCCCGACGAGCAAGCGTTCAACTGCCATAGGAGCCCCTCCATCGTGTCGTGTCCCGCAAGTCCCTGCGGTTCCGCAGTAGCGCGGGCGGCCCGCCCGCGCGGGCAGGCGAGCCGCCTGCCCTACTGGGTTAGCGAGTCTCTCAGGCAGACGCGAGCCTAGTCGTGCCGCAGGCAGACGCGATGCCCGCGCCCCGCGGCCACAGCCCGGCGGTAAACCTGCCCGGCGATGTACACATCATGCGCGCCCAGGCCGACGAGGACCGCCAGGATGCGCTCCTGCGGGCTCGTGCGTCCGGGCTTCACCCCGGCGGCGACGCAGCCCAGCTCGGCCGCGACATCGGCCTCCGAGAGCCGTCCGGCCTCGACCAGGGGCTTGAGCTCCCCGCGGTGCTCCGCCTGCCCCCAACAGTCCACGATGATCTTGTCCGCCCCCAGGATGAGGTCGTCCTCGGCCTGCTGGTAGGAGCCCATGCCCAGCGTGAGACACCCCTTGGCGATCCACTCCGCCTTGACGAAGGGCTGCTGGGCCGTGGTGAGCAGGACCACGACGTCGGCCCCCTCGACCGCCGCCCGCACCGTCGGGGCCGCGCTGACCGGCACACCGTACTGCTCCTGCAGATCGCGGCAGAAGGCCTCGCGCCGGTCTGCCGAGAGGTCGGCCACCACCAGGCTGGCCTGCGGGAACACGGTTTGCAGGCAGACGGCGGCCGTCCGGCCCTGGGTGCCGGCGCCGACCATCGCGATCCTTGCCGTTCCCTCGCGGGCCAGGTACTTGGCGGCGATGGCCGCCGAGGCTCCGGTGCGCCAGTCGGAGATGTGGTTCCCGTCCATGAGCGCCAGCGCGTGCCCGGTCTCGGGGTCGGTCAGCACGACGATCCCCATGATGTACGGCAGGCCCCGGGCCGGGTTGTCGCCATAGCCGCCGACCCACTTCAGCCCGCCGACGTTGTCGGTGGCCATGTAGGCGGGCATGGCGTTAGCCCACGACGGATGGCCGCTGCGCGACATGTCCAGGTTGACCTTCGGCGGCATGACGACATTGCCGCGCCCCCATTCCTGGAAGACGGTGTCCACCATGCCGACGACTTCCTCGTGCGGCAATAGCGCGGTCACGTCCTGATCCGACAGAATGATCGTCTCTCTACTCACAGTGATGGCTCCTGGTTGGTGTGCGGCACATCATTTCCCGTAGGGCAGGCGGCCTCGCCTGCCCGGCCCCGGGGGCGCGGGCGGGGCCGCCCGCGCTACTGGTGCAACGGTGCCGCGCGCCGTCTCGCCTGCCCGGCCCCGGGGGCGCGGGCAGGGCCGCCCGCGCTACTGATGAAATGGCGAGCTGGCCAACCGAATCGCAAGCTGGCGGGTGTCGCGTCGTGCGCGACGGGCCCCGCCAGCACCCCTGGCGTGGACCCCACAGGCGGACGCTACGCCAGGACCGTCAGGCCGTGCTGCCGCAAGATGTCTGCCAGGCGGGCGATGGTGGGGGCGTCGGGCAGGGGGACATCAGGCATGGTGTCCGGGTGGCCCACCGTCTCGTACTTCGACCGGGCCAGGTGGTAGGGCAACAGGCGTACCCCCACGAGGTTCGGCAGGCCGCTGAGCAGTTCCGCGATGCCGGTGAAGCTCGCCTCGTCGGCGTTGAAGCCAGGGATCGTCGGAATGCGGACCTCAATCGGCACGCCGCACCCGGCCAGCTTCCGCAGGTTGTCGAGGATCCCGGCCACGGGGCTGCCGGTGTGCTGCTGGTGGTGGCGGTCGTCGGTGTGCTTGACATCGAGCAGGAACAGGTCGGTCACGGGCACGACCGTGGCAAAGGCCTCCCAGTCCACCGCGCCGGAGGTGTCCACGGCGCAGTGGATGCCCTCGGCGCGCAGAAGCCTGAAGACCTCCGCGCAGAACGCCGCCTGCCACAACGGCTCTCCGCCCGACATCGTGCAGCCTCCGCCGGAGGTGGCGTAGAAGGTGCGGTCCTCCAGCACCGCCGCCGCCACGTCATCGGCTGACATCTCCTGGCCAAACATCTCCAGCGCACCGAGCAGGCAGGCGGCCACGCACTGACCGCAGACCGTGCACACCTCGCGGTTGAAGGTGTGCTCGCCGTCGCGAAGGATGTGCGCCCCGGTCGGGCAGACCTCGGCGCACTTGCCGCAGCCGACGCACTTGCGGCGGGCGAAGCCGATCTCGGGCGTGGGGGAGACGCTCTCGGGGTTGTGGCACCAGCGGCACTGCAGGGGGCAACCCTTCAGGAAAACAGTCGTCCGCAGGCCCGGCCCGTCGTGGACGCACAGGCGCTTGAGGTCCAGCACCATCCCCCGCATCACGCGACCTCCGCCTTGGTGATGAACATCTCCTGCTCCTCGGGGCCGAGGTCCACGAACCGCACGTTCCAGCCGCACAGCCGCACCTGAAGATTAGCGTAGCGCTCGGGATGCTGCTGGGCGTCGCGCAGCAAGTCGGCGTCAAAGATGTTGAACTGCAGGGCCATGCCGCCCTGGGCGAAGTGGCTGCGGATGACCGAACAGATCGTCCGGATGCCCTCGGGTCCGCGGGCGACGCTCGGGTGAAGCATGATGTCCAGCACCGTGCCGTTGGGGAACTGGGCCAGGTCCACCCGCGTGACGGAGTTGATGAGCGAGGTGACGCCGTCCTGGTCCATGCCGATGGTCGCGCCGGTGTTGATGGTCAGCGGCTCCCCGGCCAGGTGGCCGTCGGGCAGCGCCCCGGTCTGCCGGCCGTACGAGCGGACGGTGTCTATGATCCCGTAGAGCGCGGCCTGGAAGACCCCGCCCCGGGCGTTGGGCTCGTGGTTGATGCGCCGCCCCAGGAAGTCCGTGATCCGCACGGCCAGGTCATCCACGGCGGGGTCATTGTTGCCCCACTTGGGGACGCGGTGTTGAGCGGTCAAGCGCAGCTCCTCATGGCCTTCCCAGTTGGCCGCCAGCGCCGCGCGCAGCTCCTCCAGCGTACAGCGCCGCTCCTCGTAGACAAGCTGCTTGATGACCGCGAGGGAGTCCACGGCATTGGCCAGACCGGGGCAGCAGCAGCCGCTGGTGTTGTAGGCCGCGCCGCCCTCGGAGACATCCCGGCCGCTCGCGAAGCACGAGTCCATGGCGCCCGACAGCAGGGGCGAGGGGCTCACCCGCGCCCAGAGCCGCTCGTCGCGGCGGACGCGGTCCGCCGCCTTCGTGAAGTGCGCGTCCAGCGTGTCCAGGTACGCCGCCATGAAGTCCTCGAAGGCGGCGTAGTCGCTGCCCGCCATCAGCATCTCGACGGGCTTGGCCAGGTTCAGGCTGCACGCCCCCGAGCAGTTCAGCTCGCGGCCCATGACCGCCGGCTCATAGCAGCCGATGAGGATGTACTCGTCGGCATCGGCCAGGGCCTTGCCGTTGTCGCACAGCATGGCGACCTGGGCGGTGTCGTTGACCGCCACAATGCCGGTACAGCCGGCCTGGATGCAGCCGACCACGTGCTCGAGCAGGTCCTGGGGCGTGCGCGGCCCCAGCCGGAAGTGGAGCTTCGGGTCCACGATCTGGATCTCGCGATAGACCTCGAAGGCCAGGTACGACAGTTCGTTGGCCTCCGGGCCGAACAGGAACGGCTTGCCGTACATCTTGCCCTGCGTCCGGGCGAAGAACTTGACCCAGAAGTACTTGAGCAGCTCCTTGGCCTGGTCGCGGGTGAAGCGGCCGGACTGCAAGTCGCCGACGAGGAAGTCGTTGTAGAGCTGGTCGAAGCGGCCCATGGAGCGGACCGAGTAGCCGTTCTCCATCTCCTGCAACTCGTGGTGCAGGTACCCCAGTTGCAGGGCCTCGTGGAAGGTCTGCGGGGGGCGCTGCGTGAGGGCCTCCAGCACTGGCCGGGCCGGAGCGTCCGCAGGCAGTGCGTCCGCCAGGCGCCGGGCCAGGATGATCGCGCCCTCGTAGACGAGGGCCACCGCTTCGTAGAAGACGCCCTTCCGCGCGGCGGCGCGGTCGCGCAGGCCGGTCCAGCCATGCCGCAGGAGGCTCCGCCAGTCCGGGCAGGTGTGCCCCGTGTCGAGCTGGCCCGTCCAGGCGCCCGGCACAGCGGGTGGGTCGCCCGCGAACTCCCGCGCCTCCTCCTCGCGCCGCCACTCTTCCCGCAGCGCCACGAGCAGGTTGTGGTGCTCCAGCTTGTCGGCGAAGTAGTCGTCCGGCTCCACGGCCAGCCGTGCCCGCGAGCACAGCAGGTGGAAGAGCCAGGCGCGCGTCAGGAGGCGGGGCTCGTCGGGATGCGCGGCGCGATGCCGGGCCAACTCCGCGACCAGCTCCTCCTTGGAGAGCCCCG
Above is a window of bacterium DNA encoding:
- a CDS encoding ornithine cyclodeaminase family protein encodes the protein MSRETIILSDQDVTALLPHEEVVGMVDTVFQEWGRGNVVMPPKVNLDMSRSGHPSWANAMPAYMATDNVGGLKWVGGYGDNPARGLPYIMGIVVLTDPETGHALALMDGNHISDWRTGASAAIAAKYLAREGTARIAMVGAGTQGRTAAVCLQTVFPQASLVVADLSADRREAFCRDLQEQYGVPVSAAPTVRAAVEGADVVVLLTTAQQPFVKAEWIAKGCLTLGMGSYQQAEDDLILGADKIIVDCWGQAEHRGELKPLVEAGRLSEADVAAELGCVAAGVKPGRTSPQERILAVLVGLGAHDVYIAGQVYRRAVAAGRGHRVCLRHD
- a CDS encoding glycyl-radical enzyme activating protein, which translates into the protein MRGMVLDLKRLCVHDGPGLRTTVFLKGCPLQCRWCHNPESVSPTPEIGFARRKCVGCGKCAEVCPTGAHILRDGEHTFNREVCTVCGQCVAACLLGALEMFGQEMSADDVAAAVLEDRTFYATSGGGCTMSGGEPLWQAAFCAEVFRLLRAEGIHCAVDTSGAVDWEAFATVVPVTDLFLLDVKHTDDRHHQQHTGSPVAGILDNLRKLAGCGVPIEVRIPTIPGFNADEASFTGIAELLSGLPNLVGVRLLPYHLARSKYETVGHPDTMPDVPLPDAPTIARLADILRQHGLTVLA